The nucleotide sequence GTGTAATAATCTATTCCATTCTCAGAGGCTGAACGATGCAAAACAAAACCAGTTCATTTGCAAGAGACTGGCAGTTTTTAAAGATATCCAGGAGTTGGAAGCCTCACGATTTCTCTAAAGACATTCTTGAGAAATTAATACTGGAAAATGACAGGTACATAAATGAAAAAATCTGTAACATCGTCCTGGAGCTCGGAATAAAAGAAGGAAAAGAGATTAAGGAACGGCTTGGCAATCAAATCGAGATCAATACTGTTATAGAGGGTATCCTGCTCATATCAGGACAGGACTACAACATCAAAAAGAACAACGAGAAAAC is from Methanolacinia paynteri and encodes:
- a CDS encoding cytochrome P450 family protein; this translates as MQNKTSSFARDWQFLKISRSWKPHDFSKDILEKLILENDRYINEKICNIVLELGIKEGKEIKERLGNQIEINTVIEGILLISGQDYNIKKNNEKTEIIVSKSLKSKENPIDNSDLISIPYLKGVIKSIMPGSHFLDSSESLTIYF